The Vicia villosa cultivar HV-30 ecotype Madison, WI linkage group LG1, Vvil1.0, whole genome shotgun sequence genome includes a region encoding these proteins:
- the LOC131629750 gene encoding growth-regulating factor 1-like isoform X2: MMNGRNRYPFTPSQWQELEHQALIYKYMASGINIPPDLLFTIKRSYLESPLTSRLSPHQSQHFGWNYLPMGLGRKIDPEPGRCRRTDGKKWRCSKEAYPDSKYCERHMHRGKNRSRKPVEVLKTTNTDSVSAVAVATSSILSMTKNSTSLDPDNNTAALTPTSHHDSTTYHYPQTQHSSYASSHLQHSFLYNNNPPPSRPSFSFQDNNSTAPMFLDSTGSSSHNNNNTDCRYVYGLREEVDEHAFFTEPSGTIRSLSASSMDDQWQLTPLTISPSSTSKQRSCSGLSNDQNEYSYLQLQSLSDNINSNNNSNNSNQAQHDQGCYISGNEETFMKDGKEEPQKIFHRFFDEWPPKSSRNSWLDLDDKSSTTQLSISIPTSSHDFTTFSSTNQRDG; this comes from the exons atgatgaatGGAAGAAACAGGTATCCTTTTACTCCTTCTCAATGGCAAGAGCTTGAACATCAAGCTCTTATCTACAAATACATGGCTTCTGGTATCAACATTCCACCTGATCTTCTCTTCACTATCAAAAGAAGCTACTTGGAATCACCTCTCACTTCAAGGCTCTCACCTCACCAGTCTCAACACT TTGGGTGGAACTATTTGCCAATGGGATTAGGGAGAAAAATAGACCCAGAGCCAGGGAGGTGTAGAAGAACAGATGGAAAGAAATGGAGGTGTTCAAAAGAAGCATATCCAGATTCAAAGTACTGTGAGAGACACATGCATAGAGGTAAAAACCGTTCAAGAAAGCCTGTGGAAgttttgaaaacaacaaacacaGATTCTGTTTCTGCTGTTGCTGTTGCTACTTCATCAATCTTATCAATGACTAAAAATAGCACTAGTCTTGATCCTGATAATAACACTGCAGCACTCACCCCAACCTCTCATCATGATAGTACTACTTACCATTATCCTCAAACTCAACACTCTTCTTatgcttcttctcatcttcaacacTCTTTTCTCTACAATAATAACCCTCCACCTTCAAGGCCCAGTTTCTCTTTTCAAGACAACAACAGTACTGCTCCCATGTTTCTTGACAGTACTGGCTCTTCCTCtcacaataacaacaacactGATTGCAG GTATGTTTATGGACTGAGAGAGGAGGTAGATGAGCATGCTTTCTTCACAGAACCATCTGGTACTATAAGAAGCTTATCAGCTTCATCTATGGATGATCAATGGCAACTCACACCACTTACTATAAGCCCATCTTCCACTTCAAAACAGAGGAGTTGCTCTGGTTTATCCAATGATCAGAATGAGTACTCTTATTTGCAACTTCAAAGCCTCAGTGACAAcatcaacagcaacaacaacagcaacaactcaAATCAAGCACAGCATGATCAAGGTTGCTACATCTCAGGTAATGAAGAAACATTCATGAAAGATGGGAAAGAAGAACCTCAAAAGATTTTTCATCGTTTTTTCGACGAATGGCCACCGAAAAGCAGCAGAAACTCATGGCTTGATTTGGATGATAAATCATCCACCACTCAGCTTTCAATTTCCATTCCAACATCATCTCATGATTTCACAACTTTCAGTTCCACTAACCAAAGAG ATGGTTGA
- the LOC131629750 gene encoding growth-regulating factor 1-like isoform X1, producing MMNGRNRYPFTPSQWQELEHQALIYKYMASGINIPPDLLFTIKRSYLESPLTSRLSPHQSQHFGWNYLPMGLGRKIDPEPGRCRRTDGKKWRCSKEAYPDSKYCERHMHRGKNRSRKPVEVLKTTNTDSVSAVAVATSSILSMTKNSTSLDPDNNTAALTPTSHHDSTTYHYPQTQHSSYASSHLQHSFLYNNNPPPSRPSFSFQDNNSTAPMFLDSTGSSSHNNNNTDCRNRYVYGLREEVDEHAFFTEPSGTIRSLSASSMDDQWQLTPLTISPSSTSKQRSCSGLSNDQNEYSYLQLQSLSDNINSNNNSNNSNQAQHDQGCYISGNEETFMKDGKEEPQKIFHRFFDEWPPKSSRNSWLDLDDKSSTTQLSISIPTSSHDFTTFSSTNQRDG from the exons atgatgaatGGAAGAAACAGGTATCCTTTTACTCCTTCTCAATGGCAAGAGCTTGAACATCAAGCTCTTATCTACAAATACATGGCTTCTGGTATCAACATTCCACCTGATCTTCTCTTCACTATCAAAAGAAGCTACTTGGAATCACCTCTCACTTCAAGGCTCTCACCTCACCAGTCTCAACACT TTGGGTGGAACTATTTGCCAATGGGATTAGGGAGAAAAATAGACCCAGAGCCAGGGAGGTGTAGAAGAACAGATGGAAAGAAATGGAGGTGTTCAAAAGAAGCATATCCAGATTCAAAGTACTGTGAGAGACACATGCATAGAGGTAAAAACCGTTCAAGAAAGCCTGTGGAAgttttgaaaacaacaaacacaGATTCTGTTTCTGCTGTTGCTGTTGCTACTTCATCAATCTTATCAATGACTAAAAATAGCACTAGTCTTGATCCTGATAATAACACTGCAGCACTCACCCCAACCTCTCATCATGATAGTACTACTTACCATTATCCTCAAACTCAACACTCTTCTTatgcttcttctcatcttcaacacTCTTTTCTCTACAATAATAACCCTCCACCTTCAAGGCCCAGTTTCTCTTTTCAAGACAACAACAGTACTGCTCCCATGTTTCTTGACAGTACTGGCTCTTCCTCtcacaataacaacaacactGATTGCAG GAACAGGTATGTTTATGGACTGAGAGAGGAGGTAGATGAGCATGCTTTCTTCACAGAACCATCTGGTACTATAAGAAGCTTATCAGCTTCATCTATGGATGATCAATGGCAACTCACACCACTTACTATAAGCCCATCTTCCACTTCAAAACAGAGGAGTTGCTCTGGTTTATCCAATGATCAGAATGAGTACTCTTATTTGCAACTTCAAAGCCTCAGTGACAAcatcaacagcaacaacaacagcaacaactcaAATCAAGCACAGCATGATCAAGGTTGCTACATCTCAGGTAATGAAGAAACATTCATGAAAGATGGGAAAGAAGAACCTCAAAAGATTTTTCATCGTTTTTTCGACGAATGGCCACCGAAAAGCAGCAGAAACTCATGGCTTGATTTGGATGATAAATCATCCACCACTCAGCTTTCAATTTCCATTCCAACATCATCTCATGATTTCACAACTTTCAGTTCCACTAACCAAAGAG ATGGTTGA